One window of Phycisphaeraceae bacterium genomic DNA carries:
- a CDS encoding serine/threonine-protein kinase, producing the protein MHPQSVGPYQILRELGRGGMGEVYLARDTRLDRDVAIKALPAHLAGDPDRLARFQREAKALAALNHPGVGAIYGLEEAGGHQYLVLEYIEGETLLDRLGSGAIPVDEAMSIARQMADALEAAHEKGIVHRDLKPGNVMVTSDGVVKVVDFGLARTAEGPISSTSLPAAADSPTMPVHSPTIPGAIMGTAGYMSPEQARGKPVDKRSDIFSFGCVFYEMLTGGGPFPGETVTDSLGAILHRDPDWDQLPKATPPRVRELLRNCLVKDRRNRLHDIGDARLELDRAIAGHEWAHGATTVPAGSHPMSWGIAAVAGAILMGAGWLLATAINAPEAPAPAQSFHVSTTVPTEPLFNYIEGIAPDARFVVYKAWPKLAAESTTPRGVLVVRRLDRDETRVLDGTEGAIGAALSADGRWLAFSAARDVAQTKVVLKKLALDQGRAVGVPETLCDLPASPAMNLCWSSDREIIIATAWQQTILAVPASGGTPRVVVREEQSKEIDNWGTVRPLVPGKSILASRWALVGQTIKERTEIVDLATGTRTPLLDGAGGAQLVGDGLLIARRNQNTITAQRFDPSSLALRGEPVTVWSGRMSGGNFFVSPNGTLALTSNPVDFSERRLVWLDESGQVQPTGAPARAYGAISISPDGGRFGINLMSQDDSEIEADLWIYDVARRTFGRLPTGGGSWESVWSRDGQRVAYSLVAASEFSIWEKRADGSGEATKLYASPSPQVFAFPMSWSPDGKTLAFLQVDLADANEDVMMLAQEEGGTTWEASPYVSSTASEHALGFSPDGKWVMFCSTESGKHELYVQRFTGAESGAADARSGWVQVSTTGHDGVSWWSPDGKEIRFVDGDKQVMSVEVQTEPALSVSVPKMLYSFKELKTSGFTWAPDGRLLVVQQGPNEQITKIDLVLNFMDEVRAKMGEGE; encoded by the coding sequence ATGCACCCCCAAAGCGTCGGTCCGTACCAGATATTGCGTGAGCTCGGCCGCGGCGGCATGGGCGAGGTCTATCTCGCCCGCGACACCCGCCTGGACCGTGACGTCGCCATCAAGGCGTTGCCAGCTCACCTAGCCGGCGATCCGGATCGGCTCGCGAGATTCCAGCGCGAGGCCAAGGCGCTTGCCGCTCTGAATCACCCAGGGGTTGGCGCGATCTATGGGCTTGAGGAGGCCGGTGGTCACCAGTACCTGGTGCTTGAGTACATCGAGGGCGAGACGCTGCTGGACCGGCTGGGGAGCGGGGCGATCCCAGTGGATGAGGCGATGTCGATCGCGCGGCAGATGGCCGATGCGTTGGAGGCGGCGCACGAGAAGGGGATCGTGCACAGGGATCTGAAGCCGGGCAACGTGATGGTCACGTCGGATGGCGTGGTGAAGGTGGTGGACTTCGGTCTGGCGCGGACGGCGGAGGGGCCGATATCGTCGACCAGTCTGCCCGCGGCGGCGGACTCGCCGACGATGCCGGTTCACTCCCCCACTATTCCAGGCGCGATCATGGGGACAGCGGGGTACATGTCGCCTGAACAGGCACGGGGGAAGCCGGTCGACAAGCGTTCGGACATTTTCTCCTTCGGATGCGTGTTCTACGAGATGCTGACGGGGGGCGGGCCGTTTCCGGGTGAGACGGTGACGGATTCGCTGGGCGCGATTCTGCACCGCGATCCGGACTGGGACCAACTCCCGAAGGCGACGCCGCCCCGGGTTCGTGAGCTCCTGCGGAACTGCCTCGTGAAGGATCGCCGGAATCGGCTGCACGACATCGGAGATGCGCGGCTGGAACTGGATCGGGCCATCGCGGGGCACGAGTGGGCGCACGGGGCAACCACGGTTCCGGCGGGCTCGCACCCGATGAGTTGGGGCATTGCGGCAGTCGCAGGTGCGATCCTCATGGGCGCGGGGTGGTTGCTCGCGACGGCGATCAACGCTCCTGAAGCACCGGCTCCGGCTCAGTCGTTCCATGTGTCGACGACGGTTCCCACAGAGCCGCTGTTCAACTACATCGAAGGGATCGCGCCGGATGCTCGATTTGTGGTGTACAAGGCATGGCCTAAGCTCGCCGCCGAGAGCACCACTCCCCGCGGCGTGCTGGTTGTCCGGCGGCTGGATCGCGATGAGACAAGGGTGCTCGACGGCACCGAGGGAGCAATAGGCGCCGCGCTCTCGGCAGACGGGCGCTGGCTTGCCTTCTCCGCCGCGAGGGATGTCGCTCAGACGAAGGTCGTCCTCAAGAAGCTCGCGCTCGATCAGGGACGCGCCGTCGGCGTGCCTGAGACGCTCTGTGACTTGCCGGCGAGCCCGGCAATGAATCTCTGTTGGTCATCGGACCGCGAGATCATCATCGCGACGGCGTGGCAACAGACGATCTTGGCGGTTCCGGCGTCGGGCGGCACGCCGCGTGTTGTAGTTCGCGAGGAACAGTCGAAGGAGATCGACAACTGGGGAACGGTCAGGCCGCTCGTGCCCGGAAAGTCGATTCTCGCGAGCCGCTGGGCATTGGTCGGCCAGACCATCAAGGAGCGCACCGAGATCGTGGACCTTGCGACCGGGACGCGCACGCCTCTCCTCGATGGCGCGGGGGGCGCGCAGCTCGTCGGCGACGGGCTGCTCATCGCGCGACGGAATCAGAACACGATCACCGCTCAGCGGTTCGATCCGAGTTCGCTCGCGCTGAGAGGCGAACCCGTCACGGTGTGGAGCGGCAGGATGAGCGGCGGCAACTTCTTCGTCTCGCCGAACGGCACCCTCGCGTTGACCTCGAACCCGGTCGACTTCTCTGAGCGGCGGCTGGTGTGGCTCGACGAGAGCGGCCAGGTCCAGCCGACGGGCGCTCCCGCGCGGGCGTATGGAGCGATCTCGATCTCGCCCGATGGCGGACGTTTCGGCATCAACCTGATGTCGCAGGATGATTCGGAGATCGAGGCCGACCTCTGGATCTACGACGTCGCGCGACGCACGTTCGGGCGTCTGCCCACGGGGGGAGGTTCGTGGGAGTCGGTTTGGAGCAGGGACGGCCAGCGCGTCGCGTATTCCCTCGTCGCCGCGAGCGAGTTCTCGATCTGGGAGAAGCGTGCGGATGGGTCCGGCGAGGCGACCAAGCTCTACGCGAGCCCCAGCCCCCAGGTCTTCGCCTTTCCGATGAGCTGGTCGCCGGATGGAAAGACGCTCGCCTTCCTGCAGGTTGACCTGGCGGATGCCAACGAAGACGTGATGATGCTCGCGCAGGAGGAGGGCGGCACTACGTGGGAGGCCTCGCCCTACGTCAGCTCGACCGCCAGCGAGCACGCCCTGGGCTTCTCGCCGGATGGCAAGTGGGTGATGTTCTGCTCGACCGAATCGGGGAAGCACGAGCTGTACGTGCAGCGGTTCACGGGGGCCGAGTCCGGCGCGGCGGACGCGCGGAGCGGGTGGGTGCAGGTCTCGACGACCGGGCACGACGGAGTCAGTTGGTGGAGCCCGGACGGGAAGGAGATCCGATTCGTCGATGGCGACAAGCAGGTGATGAGCGTCGAGGTGCAGACCGAGCCGGCATTGTCGGTGTCGGTGCCCAAGATGCTCTACAGCTTCAAGGAGCTCAAGACGTCGGGCTTCACATGGGCACCGGACGGGCGGCTGCTCGTCGTGCAGCAGGGCCCGAACGAGCAGATCACCAAGATCGACTTGGTGCTGAACTTCATGGACGAGGTGCGGGCGAAGATGGGCGAGGGGGAGTGA
- a CDS encoding FHA domain-containing protein — protein sequence MATLVVLEGPSVGAHYSIKDQIVSAGRSDECTIQLLDASISRKHLQIRFDAASGTHLAGDYRSAHGVFVNGKQIVRETTLRDGDTIKLGATTLMYLVEDHESATAATTAAKKKDEWKRSTLM from the coding sequence ATGGCGACACTTGTGGTATTGGAAGGCCCTTCCGTCGGAGCCCATTACTCCATCAAGGACCAGATCGTCTCCGCCGGGCGCAGCGACGAGTGCACGATCCAGCTCCTCGACGCCTCGATCTCCCGCAAGCACCTGCAGATCCGATTCGACGCGGCGTCCGGCACGCACCTCGCCGGCGACTACCGCAGTGCGCACGGCGTCTTCGTCAACGGCAAGCAGATCGTCAGGGAAACCACGCTGCGCGATGGCGATACCATCAAGCTCGGCGCCACAACACTCATGTATCTCGTCGAGGACCACGAGTCCGCGACCGCTGCAACCACTGCCGCGAAGAAGAAGGACGAGTGGAAGCGCAGCACGCTCATGTGA
- the dnaN gene encoding DNA polymerase III subunit beta, whose protein sequence is MKVICDRSALLNAVNVVSGVVASRSPRPQLTCVKLTAEKSGKAGSLTLSATDAEISIRLRISQVDVTQPGEVLIPADKLRQIVSAEDAAPTLSLESDGDACHIKGDDAHFKVLGYPPADFPAIPGLEATTGKTGFTQDAATLGGLIARTVFATARENTRYAINGVLLKRDGKRMEMVATDGRRLALTRTHVAADKDAQPLSCIVPTKALNMLTRLLGNPDEQVRISLTDNQIVFALGETAVLASNLVEGTFPPYEDVIPKDHDIKVTFDRDVLSSAVRRAALLTNEESRGVRMSFKKADKQVELSSRAPEMGEAEIRVDLAGFDGGDIEIGFNPTFITDALKVIPENQIIMELKSSSKPGLIKSGTDFVYVVMPVSLS, encoded by the coding sequence ATGAAGGTCATCTGCGATCGCTCTGCGCTTCTGAACGCCGTCAACGTCGTCTCCGGCGTTGTCGCCTCTCGCTCCCCCCGCCCCCAACTCACCTGCGTGAAACTCACCGCAGAAAAGTCGGGCAAGGCCGGCTCGCTCACCCTCTCCGCCACCGACGCAGAGATCTCCATCCGCCTCCGCATCTCGCAGGTCGATGTCACACAGCCCGGCGAGGTACTCATCCCCGCAGACAAACTCCGCCAGATCGTCTCCGCCGAAGACGCCGCCCCCACTCTCTCCCTTGAGTCCGATGGCGATGCCTGCCACATCAAAGGCGACGATGCCCACTTCAAGGTCCTCGGATACCCACCCGCCGACTTCCCCGCAATCCCGGGCCTCGAAGCCACAACCGGCAAGACCGGCTTCACGCAGGACGCCGCCACGCTCGGCGGCCTGATCGCCCGCACCGTCTTCGCCACCGCCCGCGAGAACACCCGCTACGCCATCAACGGCGTCCTCCTGAAGCGCGACGGCAAGCGCATGGAGATGGTCGCCACCGACGGCCGCCGCCTCGCCCTCACACGCACGCACGTCGCCGCCGACAAAGACGCCCAGCCCCTCTCCTGCATCGTCCCCACCAAGGCCCTCAACATGCTCACCCGCCTCCTCGGAAACCCCGACGAGCAGGTCCGCATCTCACTCACCGACAACCAGATCGTCTTCGCGCTCGGCGAGACCGCCGTCCTCGCCAGCAACCTCGTCGAAGGCACCTTCCCACCCTACGAAGACGTCATCCCCAAGGACCACGACATCAAGGTCACCTTCGACCGCGATGTCCTCTCCTCCGCCGTCCGACGCGCCGCACTCCTCACCAACGAAGAGTCCCGCGGCGTGCGCATGTCCTTCAAAAAGGCCGACAAGCAGGTCGAACTCTCCAGCCGCGCGCCCGAGATGGGCGAGGCCGAAATCCGCGTCGACCTCGCCGGCTTCGACGGCGGCGATATCGAGATCGGCTTCAACCCCACCTTCATCACCGACGCCCTCAAGGTCATCCCCGAGAACCAGATCATCATGGAACTCAAAAGCTCCAGCAAGCCCGGCCTCATCAAGAGCGGCACGGACTTCGTGTATGTGGTGATGCCGGTGTCGTTGAGCTGA
- a CDS encoding transketolase — MSFEAAVHAQAIELGKISLEMTAAAGSGHPTTALSLAHITTVLMFHTMRWSPEYPDYPTSDRLVLSEGHAVPIVYAAACELGVMVGKDPENRRALTREDAKTLRAWNSELDGHPNPMEGFPFFDAATGSLGQGLSVAAGVGEAARLDKIGRHVYCIIGDGEAREGQITEALDYIIDRKLNNVLPIFNCNGYGQADRVSQQQSADRLAAKLEASGYVVKVIDGHSPSQIKGAFDAFVANAADPSAAPMAIVAKTVKGWGSQTVQGGGWHGKPATGDALRRALADLDERRVELTSTLVATDAFEIQPPEEAPDTDPKQGDLPPMGEAMKSMDMESLLHTGKLATRRAYGIALRALGNVNDRVVVLDCDVSNSTFAEAFGKVNALAERFMECKIGEQNMFSVAAGLSAAGKIPFCSTFAKFVTRGYDQIEMAINSGANIKIVGSHAGITLASDGPSQMALPDVAWFRSFSTMRDHRGNPGCYVLQPADAFAAYALTGVMAEYEGACYMRTLRADTEFLYSDKQVFNLGGFEVLQEGRDVVLCASGYMVHEANKAIELLDKAGISATLVDLYSLPFDSDKLLDIVNENGGYVISLEDNYGGGIGSAIADILAESGDGFTLHQMYVKRIPKSAKTPDEMLQMCGLTAQDILKATLKLLQVA; from the coding sequence ATGTCATTTGAAGCCGCGGTACACGCACAGGCCATTGAACTCGGGAAGATCTCGCTGGAGATGACAGCGGCTGCGGGGAGCGGGCATCCGACGACGGCGTTGTCGTTGGCGCACATCACGACTGTGTTGATGTTCCACACGATGCGGTGGAGCCCTGAGTACCCCGACTATCCGACGAGCGACCGGCTGGTGCTGAGCGAGGGGCACGCGGTGCCGATCGTGTATGCCGCGGCTTGTGAGCTGGGCGTGATGGTGGGGAAGGACCCCGAGAACCGGCGAGCGTTGACGCGTGAGGATGCGAAGACGCTGCGTGCGTGGAACTCGGAGCTGGATGGGCACCCGAACCCGATGGAGGGTTTCCCGTTCTTCGACGCGGCGACGGGGTCGCTGGGTCAGGGGTTGTCGGTCGCGGCGGGCGTGGGCGAGGCGGCGCGTCTAGACAAGATCGGGCGTCACGTCTACTGCATCATCGGCGACGGTGAGGCGCGTGAGGGGCAGATCACAGAGGCCCTGGATTACATCATCGATCGGAAGCTGAACAATGTGCTTCCGATCTTCAACTGCAACGGCTATGGCCAGGCGGACCGGGTCTCGCAGCAGCAGTCGGCGGATCGGCTGGCGGCGAAGCTCGAGGCGTCCGGGTATGTGGTGAAGGTGATCGACGGGCACAGCCCGAGCCAGATCAAGGGTGCGTTCGACGCGTTCGTGGCGAATGCGGCGGACCCATCTGCGGCTCCGATGGCGATCGTGGCGAAGACGGTGAAGGGGTGGGGTTCTCAGACGGTGCAGGGCGGCGGCTGGCACGGGAAGCCGGCGACGGGCGACGCGCTGCGTCGGGCGCTTGCGGACCTGGACGAGCGGCGCGTGGAGCTGACGAGCACGCTGGTGGCGACGGATGCGTTTGAGATCCAGCCGCCGGAAGAGGCGCCGGACACGGATCCGAAGCAGGGCGACCTGCCTCCGATGGGCGAGGCGATGAAGTCGATGGACATGGAGTCGCTTCTGCACACGGGGAAGCTGGCGACGCGTCGGGCGTACGGGATCGCGTTGCGTGCGCTCGGGAACGTGAACGACCGGGTCGTGGTGCTGGACTGCGACGTGTCGAACTCGACGTTCGCGGAGGCGTTCGGGAAGGTGAACGCGCTGGCCGAGCGGTTCATGGAGTGCAAGATCGGCGAGCAGAACATGTTCAGCGTTGCGGCGGGCCTGTCGGCGGCGGGGAAGATCCCGTTCTGTTCGACGTTCGCGAAGTTTGTGACGCGCGGGTATGACCAGATCGAGATGGCGATCAACTCGGGCGCGAACATCAAGATTGTCGGATCGCACGCGGGGATCACGCTTGCTTCGGACGGGCCGAGCCAGATGGCGCTGCCGGACGTGGCGTGGTTCCGTTCGTTCAGCACGATGCGCGATCATCGCGGGAACCCGGGGTGTTACGTGCTCCAGCCGGCGGACGCGTTCGCGGCGTACGCGCTGACGGGCGTGATGGCCGAGTACGAGGGCGCGTGCTACATGCGGACGCTGCGAGCGGACACGGAGTTCCTGTACTCGGACAAGCAGGTGTTCAACCTGGGCGGGTTCGAGGTGCTTCAGGAGGGGCGCGACGTGGTGCTGTGTGCCTCCGGGTACATGGTTCACGAGGCGAACAAGGCGATCGAGCTGCTGGACAAGGCGGGGATCTCGGCGACGCTGGTCGATCTGTACTCGCTGCCGTTCGACTCTGACAAGCTGCTGGACATCGTGAACGAGAACGGCGGGTACGTGATTTCGCTGGAGGACAACTACGGGGGCGGGATCGGCTCTGCGATCGCGGACATCCTGGCGGAGTCCGGGGACGGGTTCACGCTGCACCAGATGTATGTGAAGCGGATCCCGAAGAGCGCGAAGACGCCGGACGAGATGCTCCAGATGTGCGGGCTGACCGCGCAGGACATCCTGAAGGCGACGCTGAAGCTGCTGCAGGTGGCCTGA
- a CDS encoding glycosyltransferase, whose translation MRIVHCMRHMLLEHGGVVRAVLDICAVLASAGHDVELWCIDDKDVPEPWKRGEPGCPRVRRLPRPGLPGAMFTAAQLREIGGMMSGADVVHMHSVWHISNMQIASRCRASGVPYVVSIHGMLDDWSMAQRRAKKKLFLGLGGRVMMERASFVHCTAQAEFDQSVKWYPRGRGRVIPLVFDVSPFRVMPGRGPAERKFAALTRGRPNVLFLSRLHYKKGVEHLIRAAEILRGRGVAISVLVAGSGDREYEQRLRSLVTELDLSETVEFLGMVSGVEKISLYEASDVVALPTSQENFGFVVFEALASGRPLITTSGVDTWPEIEASGGGLIVAQEAGAIAGAIEGLLSDPERRAKMGASGREWVLRELDPARVVERFVAMYAEAAGSATARS comes from the coding sequence ATGCGCATTGTTCATTGCATGAGGCACATGCTGCTGGAGCACGGCGGCGTGGTGCGCGCGGTGCTGGATATCTGCGCGGTGCTCGCGAGCGCCGGGCACGATGTCGAGCTGTGGTGCATCGATGACAAGGACGTGCCGGAGCCGTGGAAGCGGGGCGAGCCGGGGTGTCCGAGGGTGAGGCGGCTTCCCAGGCCGGGGCTGCCGGGCGCGATGTTCACGGCGGCGCAGCTGCGAGAGATCGGCGGGATGATGTCGGGCGCGGACGTGGTGCATATGCACTCGGTGTGGCACATCTCGAACATGCAGATCGCGTCGCGGTGCCGCGCGAGCGGCGTGCCGTATGTGGTGAGCATCCACGGGATGCTTGATGACTGGTCGATGGCGCAGCGCCGCGCGAAGAAGAAGCTGTTTCTCGGGCTGGGCGGGCGGGTGATGATGGAGCGTGCGTCGTTTGTTCACTGCACGGCGCAGGCGGAGTTTGACCAGAGCGTGAAGTGGTATCCGCGCGGGAGGGGCCGGGTGATCCCGCTGGTGTTCGATGTCTCGCCGTTCCGTGTGATGCCGGGGCGCGGGCCTGCGGAGCGGAAGTTCGCGGCGTTGACGCGCGGGCGTCCGAACGTGCTGTTTCTGAGCCGCCTTCATTACAAGAAGGGTGTTGAGCACCTGATCCGTGCGGCGGAGATCCTGCGCGGGCGCGGGGTTGCGATCTCCGTATTGGTTGCGGGGAGCGGGGACCGCGAGTACGAGCAGCGTCTGCGGTCGCTGGTGACTGAGCTGGACCTGTCGGAGACGGTTGAGTTTCTGGGGATGGTCTCGGGCGTGGAGAAGATCTCGCTGTACGAGGCGTCGGATGTGGTGGCGTTGCCGACGAGCCAGGAGAACTTCGGGTTTGTGGTGTTCGAGGCGCTGGCGTCGGGGCGGCCGCTGATCACGACGTCGGGCGTGGACACGTGGCCGGAGATCGAGGCGTCCGGGGGCGGTTTGATCGTGGCCCAGGAGGCGGGGGCGATCGCGGGGGCGATCGAGGGTTTGCTTTCGGATCCGGAGCGACGCGCAAAGATGGGCGCTTCGGGGCGCGAGTGGGTGCTGCGCGAACTCGATCCGGCACGGGTCGTAGAGCGTTTCGTGGCGATGTACGCCGAGGCGGCGGGTTCGGCAACGGCTCGTTCGTGA
- a CDS encoding sulfotransferase domain-containing protein: MGSQNGEARHTRAQLVLRAASHRATWWIGRTFKRSVPLVFVVGYPKSGTTWMCQLLAECLQLPFPRFSLLPIGCPAVVHGHDTVGARDPRGVYSIRDGRDALVSFYFHMARRLPEGDRPQLSKAQRAIFPGLVNKDDVATNFPRFLERQMSHPTSCRVNWGRHVESYLSARRSDWAMLRYEDLLSNGHVVLADAVSKITGEPADDERVARALDTYSFARQSGRKAGQENKKSFLRKGQAGDWRNYFTREVAEIFDRSCGSALVGAGYEPDRAWVSGCPASFEEIRAMAGAGATGGGA; this comes from the coding sequence TTGGGGAGCCAGAACGGAGAAGCCAGGCACACGAGGGCCCAGCTTGTGCTGCGCGCGGCGTCGCATCGCGCGACGTGGTGGATCGGTCGGACGTTCAAGCGTTCGGTGCCGCTGGTGTTCGTTGTCGGGTATCCGAAGAGCGGGACGACGTGGATGTGCCAGTTGCTGGCCGAGTGTCTGCAGCTTCCCTTTCCGAGGTTCTCGCTGCTGCCGATCGGGTGTCCTGCGGTGGTGCACGGGCACGACACGGTGGGGGCGCGTGATCCGCGCGGTGTGTACTCGATCCGTGATGGGCGTGATGCGCTGGTGAGTTTCTACTTTCACATGGCGCGGCGCCTGCCGGAGGGTGATCGGCCCCAGTTGTCGAAGGCCCAGCGGGCGATCTTTCCGGGTCTTGTGAACAAGGACGACGTGGCGACGAACTTTCCGAGGTTTCTGGAGCGGCAGATGTCGCATCCGACTTCGTGCCGCGTGAACTGGGGTCGGCACGTGGAGTCGTATCTGAGCGCGCGTCGTTCGGACTGGGCGATGCTGCGATACGAGGATCTTCTCTCGAACGGGCATGTTGTGCTGGCGGACGCGGTGTCGAAGATCACGGGCGAGCCGGCGGACGATGAGCGCGTGGCGAGAGCGCTGGACACGTACAGCTTTGCGAGGCAGTCGGGGCGGAAGGCGGGCCAGGAGAACAAGAAGAGTTTCCTGCGGAAGGGCCAGGCGGGGGACTGGCGGAACTATTTCACGCGTGAGGTGGCGGAGATCTTCGATCGATCGTGCGGGAGCGCGCTGGTCGGCGCGGGGTACGAGCCGGACCGCGCGTGGGTAAGCGGTTGTCCGGCGAGTTTCGAGGAGATCCGGGCGATGGCGGGCGCTGGCGCTACGGGGGGCGGGGCATGA
- a CDS encoding sulfotransferase, translated as MKLPRFLIIGAMKAGTTTLYRDLLANPAVYMPQEKEPNNLCSDEVLTERGLREYSSLFAAMRAEQVGGEASTNYTKIPMFTGVPERARRVLGEDVRLIYVLREPISRAISHHAHALTTGYTTERDFNVDVRRLEQYLDFSRYAMQASAWLDVFGPERVMLVRFESFVGDRRGTVERVSRFIGVEPRADLVDESAVHNKTSERVRNVGPLRVVTASRPYKRFIRPLLSPEVRTRLRRMVLPKAEIHPIGPTPETIEWMIERLEPDATRLASLMGQAGPVWDVEKVRSKYASQKV; from the coding sequence ATGAAGCTGCCGCGCTTTCTGATCATCGGCGCGATGAAGGCCGGTACGACGACGCTGTATCGCGATCTCCTGGCGAACCCGGCGGTGTACATGCCCCAGGAGAAGGAGCCGAACAATCTGTGTTCGGACGAGGTGCTGACGGAGCGCGGGCTGCGCGAGTATTCGTCCTTGTTCGCGGCGATGAGGGCGGAGCAGGTCGGGGGCGAGGCGTCGACGAACTACACGAAGATCCCGATGTTCACGGGGGTTCCGGAGCGGGCGCGGCGTGTGCTGGGTGAGGACGTGCGACTGATCTATGTGCTTCGCGAGCCGATCTCGCGCGCGATCAGCCATCACGCGCACGCGTTGACGACGGGGTATACCACGGAGCGGGACTTCAACGTCGACGTGAGGCGTCTGGAGCAGTATCTGGATTTCAGCCGCTATGCGATGCAGGCATCGGCGTGGCTGGACGTGTTCGGCCCTGAGCGGGTGATGCTGGTTCGGTTTGAATCGTTCGTGGGGGACAGGCGGGGGACGGTGGAGCGTGTGAGCAGGTTCATCGGGGTGGAGCCGCGTGCGGATCTTGTCGACGAGAGCGCGGTGCACAACAAGACATCGGAGCGTGTGCGGAATGTCGGTCCGCTGCGCGTGGTGACGGCTTCGCGTCCTTACAAGCGGTTCATTCGTCCGCTTCTCTCGCCGGAGGTGCGGACGAGGTTGCGTCGGATGGTGCTTCCGAAAGCGGAGATTCATCCGATCGGGCCGACGCCGGAGACGATCGAGTGGATGATTGAGCGTCTTGAGCCGGACGCGACGCGCCTGGCGTCGTTGATGGGACAGGCCGGGCCGGTGTGGGACGTGGAGAAGGTCCGCAGCAAGTATGCGTCACAGAAGGTGTAG
- a CDS encoding oligosaccharide repeat unit polymerase → MTVAVATYLLFLSLLLGLLMMRDHIKGRVELLSIRNFGLAGFIIFQLTSASLALYREYQPLYPLTDTAGTAVKYAAFCTVFLIVALVVYRLGPGVSKLVRLVPTSRAVPNEPFMWLVAAILAFMALALRTMVRVPLVAVLADYVGTAFAAIACGLAGWIWAKRFLNPAAATYAMLIFLACSASVILGSFGRRGLVAVGAGMLWGMYYSRWRFNDPKRMLVQLSLVAAVPIVALALFTSVRSSREHDRGVGEHVSAITSGGSLKAGLEMLLDGQGTGSVSMWLSEQYPDNYAYRWFHTPKYFVVFPVPRALWRGKPDALSERIATMANRSGVDRSRLKVGPGIIGHAAAEGGWIAVVFYGILAGLVLRFFDEIVRQSPYSPFVVLPVGAALGQIIGLSRGETAPFLFNYVFGVFGSYFTLIMVAKFVERIGLARPGDGSEQAYADSDEYEQWEGYGDETQDSSGYGDERQAG, encoded by the coding sequence ATGACAGTCGCAGTCGCCACCTATCTGCTGTTTCTCTCGCTCCTCCTGGGGCTGCTGATGATGCGCGACCACATCAAGGGCCGCGTGGAGTTGCTCTCGATCCGGAACTTCGGCCTGGCGGGGTTCATCATCTTTCAGTTGACATCGGCGTCGCTGGCGTTGTACCGGGAGTATCAGCCGCTCTATCCGCTGACGGACACGGCGGGTACGGCGGTGAAGTACGCGGCGTTCTGCACGGTGTTTCTGATCGTGGCACTGGTGGTGTATCGCCTGGGTCCGGGCGTGTCGAAGCTTGTGCGTCTGGTGCCGACATCTCGTGCGGTTCCGAACGAGCCGTTCATGTGGCTCGTGGCGGCGATTCTCGCGTTCATGGCGCTTGCGCTGCGGACGATGGTCCGTGTGCCGCTGGTCGCGGTGCTGGCGGACTATGTGGGAACGGCGTTCGCGGCGATCGCGTGCGGCCTGGCGGGGTGGATCTGGGCGAAGCGTTTCCTGAATCCTGCGGCGGCGACGTATGCCATGCTGATCTTTCTGGCGTGCTCGGCGTCGGTGATCCTCGGGTCGTTCGGCCGGCGCGGGCTTGTGGCGGTGGGCGCGGGGATGTTGTGGGGGATGTATTACTCGCGCTGGCGCTTCAACGACCCGAAGCGGATGCTGGTCCAGTTGTCGCTGGTGGCGGCGGTTCCGATCGTTGCGCTCGCGTTGTTCACGTCGGTGCGTTCGTCGCGTGAGCACGATCGCGGGGTGGGCGAGCACGTGAGCGCGATCACATCGGGCGGGAGTCTCAAGGCGGGGCTCGAGATGCTTCTGGATGGGCAGGGGACGGGCTCGGTGAGCATGTGGCTCTCAGAGCAGTATCCGGATAACTATGCGTATCGGTGGTTCCACACGCCGAAGTACTTTGTGGTGTTCCCGGTGCCCAGGGCGCTGTGGAGGGGAAAGCCGGACGCGTTGAGCGAGCGGATCGCGACGATGGCGAATCGCTCGGGCGTGGATCGGAGTCGGCTGAAGGTCGGGCCGGGGATCATCGGGCATGCCGCGGCGGAGGGGGGCTGGATCGCGGTTGTGTTCTACGGGATTCTTGCGGGGCTTGTGCTGAGGTTCTTTGACGAGATCGTGAGGCAGAGCCCTTACTCGCCGTTTGTGGTGCTGCCGGTGGGCGCGGCTCTCGGCCAGATCATCGGCTTGTCGCGTGGCGAGACGGCTCCGTTCTTGTTCAATTATGTGTTCGGCGTGTTCGGATCGTACTTCACGCTGATCATGGTCGCGAAGTTTGTGGAGCGGATCGGCCTGGCGCGTCCGGGTGACGGGTCGGAGCAGGCATACGCGGACTCGGACGAGTATGAGCAGTGGGAGGGGTACGGCGACGAGACGCAGGACTCTTCCGGGTATGGAGATGAGCGTCAGGCGGGTTGA